Proteins from one Nicotiana tabacum cultivar K326 chromosome 23, ASM71507v2, whole genome shotgun sequence genomic window:
- the LOC107809163 gene encoding uncharacterized protein LOC107809163 — protein MEEEGKREEEVVIGSRLTMEKVAAAKQFIENHYKTHINTIQQRKQRRWILERKLASSDVPKEEQMHLIKDLEQKETEYMRLRRHKICVDDFELLTIIGRGAYGEVRLCREKKSGNIYAMKKLKKSEMLIKGQVEHVRAERNLLAEVASHCIVKLYYSFQDAEYLYLIMEYLPGGDMMTLLIREDTLSESVAKFYIAQTVLAIESIHKHNYIHRDIKPDNLLLDKNGHMKLSDFGLCKPLDCRTLSTLKENETMDDENRDDPMDIDSSFPDSRDGSKWKSPREQLHHWQMNRRKLAFSTVGTPDYIAPEVLLKKGYGMECDWWSLGAILYEMLIGYPPFYADDPITTCRKIVHWRNQLKFPEEAKLSHEAKDLICRLLCDVEHRLGTGGSNQIKAHPWFKHIVWDKLYEMEAAFKPEVNGELDTQNFMKFDEMVTTSSARSGSGPSRKMLLTPKDLSFVGYTYKNFDAVKALRNSPDLTRDTSPRRPSIDSIFSDSTDYPARKGRAGDLDTEMITSTGNAISP, from the exons ATGGAGGAAGAAGGGAAGAGAGAAGAGGAGGTGGTAATTGGATCAAGGTTGACAATGGAGAAAGTAGCTGCTGCTAAGCAATTTATTGAGAATCACTACAAGACCCACATCAACACTATTCAACAACGCAAACAGAG GCGTTGGATTCTAGAAAGAAAGTTAGCATCTTCGGATGTGCCTAAAGAAGAGCAAATGCATCTGATCAAAGATCTAGAGCAAAAGGAGACAGAGTATATGAGACTAAGGAGGCACAAAATATGCGTGGATGATTTTGAACTTCTTACAATTATTGGCAGAGGAGCCTATGGCGAG GTAAGATTATGCAGGGAGAAGAAATCTGGCAACATTTATGCCATGAAGAAGTTAAAGAAATCTGAAATGCTCATCAAAGGACAG GTGGAGCATGTGAGAGCGGAAAGAAATTTATTGGCGGAAGTGGCCAGCCATTGCATTGTAAAATTATACTACTCATTCCAAGATGCTGAATATCTTTATCTTATCATGGAGTATCTTCCTGGCGGTGACATGATGACTCTGCTCATTAGAGAAGACACATTGTCTGAAAGTGTAGCTAAATTTTATATTGCGCAGACTGTTCTAGCTATAGAGTCCATTCACAAGCATAATTACATTCACAG AGATATCAAACCTGACAACCTTCTTTTGGACAAAAATGGTCACATGAAGCTCTCTGATTTTGGTCTCTGTAAGCCTCTTGATTGTAGAACTTTATCCACGTTGAAAGAAAATGAAACTATGGATGATGAGAATAGAGATGATCCTATGGATATAGATAGCAGCTTCCCAGATTCCCGTGACGGAAGTAAGTGGAAAAGTCCCCGTGAACAACTTCATCATTGGCAGATGAACAGGAGGAAATTG GCATTTTCAACAGTCGGTACGCCAGACTATATTGCTCCTGAGGTACTATTGAAGAAGGGATATGGGATGGAATGCGATTG GTGGTCCCTTGGTGCAATTTTGTACGAAATGCTCATTGGTTACCCTCCATTCTACGCTGATGATCCAATAACTACTTGCAGAAAG ATAGTTCACTGGAGAAATCAGCTAAAATTTCCTGAAGAGGCCAAACTCTCCCACGAGGCAAAGGATCTTATCTGCAGGTTACTATGTGATGTTGAACATAGACTGGGCACTGGAGGTTCAAACCAAATAAAG GCTCATCCTTGGTTCAAGCATATTGTATGGGATAAGCTGTATGAAATGGAAGCAGCCTTCAAGCCAGAAGTTAATGGAGAGCTGGACACCCAGAATTTTATGAAGTTTGATGAG ATGGTTACTACATCATCAGCAAGATCCGGTTCGGGACCTTCTCGGAAG ATGTTATTAACTCCCAAAGATTTAAGTTTTGTGGGCTATACATACAAAAACTTCGACGCTGTCAAGGCACTACGCAACTCTCCTG ATCTTACAAGGGACACATCACCTAGACGACCATCTATTGATTCCATATTCA GTGATTCTACGGACTATCCTGCAAGAAAAGGAAGAGCTGGAGATCTAGATACGGAGATGATAACATCTACTGGTAATGCAATATCTCCATGA